One window of Deinococcus roseus genomic DNA carries:
- a CDS encoding superoxide dismutase, whose product MPKYELPQLPYAYDALEPHIDARTMEIHHTKHHQAYINNANAALEGLEDLQALSPEELVADLSKVPDAKRGALRNNAGGHVNHSFFWQVLGTGTELKGELKDAIEAAFGSVDSFKEKFAAAGATRFGSGWAWLVVKPDGSLAVGSTANQDSPLMGEAVAGLSGTPILGLDVWEHAYYLNYQNRRPDYISAFWNVVNWDKVAELYAAAK is encoded by the coding sequence ATGCCCAAGTACGAATTGCCCCAGCTGCCTTACGCTTACGATGCTTTAGAGCCCCACATTGATGCCCGCACCATGGAGATCCACCACACCAAGCACCACCAGGCATACATCAACAATGCCAATGCTGCTCTGGAAGGCCTCGAAGACCTGCAAGCCCTCAGCCCCGAAGAGCTGGTCGCTGATCTTTCCAAAGTGCCTGACGCCAAGCGTGGCGCACTGCGCAACAACGCTGGCGGTCACGTGAACCACAGCTTCTTCTGGCAGGTTCTGGGCACCGGCACCGAGCTGAAAGGTGAACTGAAAGACGCCATCGAAGCCGCTTTCGGCTCCGTGGACAGCTTCAAAGAAAAATTTGCCGCTGCAGGCGCAACCCGTTTCGGCAGCGGCTGGGCCTGGCTGGTCGTCAAGCCTGATGGCAGCCTCGCTGTGGGATCCACCGCCAACCAGGACAGCCCCCTGATGGGTGAAGCTGTTGCTGGCCTGAGCGGCACCCCCATCCTGGGCCTTGATGTCTGGGAGCACGCCTACTACCTGAACTACCAGAACCGCCGCCCTGACTACATCTCTGCTTTCTGGAACGTGGTCAACTGGGACAAAGTGGCTGAACTGTACGCTGCTGCGAAGTGA
- a CDS encoding PH domain-containing protein, translating into MQTVFTPHPPEKSRLTLWWVFSAIMLILTGYVFWITRNAEEQNFIPSFVLLVVSLLVLGICLLAVLGPLRMKYIITEQSLILKGFSGQKVLPIKDLKAQVLEPSISLRVMGTGVPGYFTGLYASEQGNIQVIATTTSRGVLLEHAKGKVFITPEDEELFLQILIQRQRSMMSAV; encoded by the coding sequence ATGCAAACTGTCTTCACACCGCACCCGCCTGAGAAATCACGCCTGACCCTCTGGTGGGTGTTCAGTGCCATCATGCTGATCCTGACGGGATACGTGTTCTGGATCACCCGCAATGCAGAAGAGCAGAATTTCATTCCCAGTTTTGTGCTGCTGGTTGTCTCCCTGCTGGTGCTGGGCATCTGCCTGCTGGCCGTGCTGGGACCCCTGCGCATGAAATACATCATCACCGAGCAGAGCCTGATCCTCAAAGGTTTTTCTGGACAGAAGGTTCTGCCGATCAAAGACCTCAAAGCCCAGGTGCTGGAACCCTCCATCAGCTTGCGGGTGATGGGAACTGGGGTTCCCGGCTACTTCACGGGCCTGTATGCCAGTGAACAGGGCAACATCCAGGTGATCGCCACCACCACCTCCAGAGGAGTGCTGCTGGAACACGCGAAGGGCAAGGTGTTCATCACCCCGGAAGATGAAGAGTTGTTTTTGCAGATTTTGATTCAGAGGCAGAGAAGCATGATGTCTGCTGTGTGA
- a CDS encoding RluA family pseudouridine synthase — METHTFTAEKGRLDQQVSLHTVYSRSQVQQWIEAGLVQVTGEAITRTGFKLKGGEEVTFQIPPEKPMHVVAEDVPLEVIYEDEHLIAVNKPPGMMTHPSQGIVTGTLVNALMGRIQLPDADQDFGEEGYRPGIVHRLDRDTSGVIVVAKTVLAHARLAEAFKERTTQKTYLAITTGRVNQGKIITLDAPVGRHPVQRQMMTVGGAASRESQTHFQTLAEVRDEAGRWYALVQAKPRTGRTHQIRVHLQHLKAPVLGDEVYGKAHPAIPRQALHAFRLQIPHPETGKMLDLQANLPADMTGAWLTLGGTEADLPG, encoded by the coding sequence GTGGAAACCCACACTTTCACGGCTGAAAAAGGCCGTCTGGATCAGCAGGTCAGCTTGCACACCGTGTATTCCCGTTCCCAGGTTCAGCAGTGGATCGAGGCCGGACTGGTGCAGGTGACCGGAGAGGCCATCACCCGCACCGGATTCAAACTCAAGGGTGGGGAAGAGGTGACCTTCCAGATTCCCCCCGAGAAACCCATGCATGTGGTGGCAGAAGATGTCCCTTTGGAGGTGATTTACGAAGACGAACACCTGATTGCCGTCAACAAACCTCCGGGCATGATGACGCACCCCTCGCAGGGCATTGTGACCGGAACACTGGTGAATGCCTTGATGGGACGCATCCAGCTTCCAGATGCAGACCAGGACTTCGGGGAAGAAGGCTACCGTCCGGGCATTGTGCACCGTCTGGACCGGGACACTTCTGGGGTGATTGTGGTCGCAAAAACCGTGCTGGCCCATGCCAGACTGGCAGAAGCCTTCAAGGAACGCACCACCCAGAAAACCTACCTGGCCATCACCACAGGACGGGTGAACCAGGGAAAAATCATCACCCTGGATGCCCCGGTGGGTCGCCATCCGGTGCAGCGCCAGATGATGACGGTGGGAGGGGCCGCTTCCCGTGAATCCCAGACCCACTTCCAGACCCTGGCAGAAGTGCGGGATGAAGCGGGCCGCTGGTATGCCCTGGTGCAAGCAAAACCCCGCACGGGACGCACCCACCAGATCCGGGTGCACCTGCAGCACCTCAAAGCCCCTGTGCTGGGAGATGAGGTGTACGGGAAGGCCCACCCGGCCATTCCCAGACAGGCCCTGCATGCGTTCAGGCTGCAAATTCCCCATCCCGAGACAGGGAAAATGCTGGACCTGCAGGCAAATTTACCCGCAGACATGACAGGGGCGTGGCTGACCCTGGGTGGAACCGAAGCAGACCTGCCCGGCTGA